A DNA window from Solanum lycopersicum chromosome 3, SLM_r2.1 contains the following coding sequences:
- the LOC101261496 gene encoding histone H2B yields the protein MAPKAEKKPAEKKPAAEKAPAEKKPKAGKKLPKDGAAAAADKKKKRVKKSVETYKIYIFKVLKQVHPDIGISSKAMGIMNSFINDIFEKLAQESSRLARYNKKPTITSREIQTAVRLVLPGELAKHAVSEGTKAVTKFTSS from the coding sequence ATGGCACCTAAGGCCGAGAAGAAACCAGCGGAGAAGAAGCCAGCTGCAGAGAAGGCACCAGCAGAGAAGAAGCCAAAGGCAGGGAAGAAGCTTCCCAAGGATGGCGCAGCAGCTGCAGCagacaagaagaaaaagagggtTAAGAAGTCGGTGGAAACCTACAAGATCTACATTTTCAAAGTGCTGAAACAGGTTCACCCTGACATTGGTATATCTAGCAAGGCTATGGGTATTATGAACAGCTTTATCAATGACATTTTTGAGAAACTTGCTCAAGAGTCTTCTCGTCTTGCTCGCTATAACAAGAAGCCTACTATTACTTCTCGGGAGATCCAGACTGCTGTCAGATTGGTGCTCCCTGGTGAATTGGCTAAGCATGCTGTATCTGAGGGTACAAAGGCTGTTACCAAATTTACCAGCTCTTAA